In Triticum aestivum cultivar Chinese Spring chromosome 5B, IWGSC CS RefSeq v2.1, whole genome shotgun sequence, the following proteins share a genomic window:
- the LOC123113203 gene encoding mediator of RNA polymerase II transcription subunit 19a, protein MSGSNQMASDGKFGKGPRELTGAVDLISRYRLLNHHSFFCKKPLPLAISDTHYLQNVVGDTEIRKGEGMEIDQLIQSPDLREKKTAYIKPFDMETLGHAFQLRETAPVDLPSAEKGTPTISGNSKVKSRDKVKKHKKHKAKDKDKEQKKHKHRHKDRSKDKDKDKEKEKEKEKEKEKEKEKEKEKEKDKDKEKKKEKSVHHDLGGDNSKKHHEKKRKHEGMENLAAGRNHKKTQKRKVQ, encoded by the exons ATGTCAGGCTCTAATCAGATGGCTTCAGATGGTAAATTTGGAAAAG GTCCTCGGGAGCTCACTGGGGCTGTTGATTTAATTAGCCGCTACAGGCTGCTGAACCATCACAGTTTCTTTTGTAAGAAACCATTGCCACTGGCTATCTCAGATACACATTATCTTCAGAATGTTGTGGGTGACACTGAAATCCGTAAAGGAGAAGGGATGGAGATAGATCAACTCATTCAGAGTCCAGACCTGAGGGAGAAGAAGACTGCTTATATTAAACCCTTTGACATGGAAACACTAGGACACGCATTTCAGTTGCGAGAAACAGCGCCAGTAGATCTGCCTTCG GCTGAAAAAGGTACTCCGACTATATCGGGAAATTCAAAGGTTAAGTCCAGGGACAAAGTCAAGAAGCATAAAAAGCACAAGGCGAAAGACAAGGACAAGGAACAGAAGAAGCACAAACATCGCCATAAGGATCGAAGTAAAGACAAAGACAAAGACaaagagaaagagaaggagaaagagaaagagaaagagaaagagaaagagaaagagaaagagaaggagaaagacaaagacaaagaaaagaaaaaagagaagagtGTGCATCATGATTTGGGAGGTGATAATTCCAAAAAACATCATGAGAAG AAGAGGAAACATGAAGGAATGGAAAATTTGGCGGCTGGACGTAACCACAAAAAAA CACAAAAGCGCAAAGTTCAATGA